One window of Pseudomonas sp. FP198 genomic DNA carries:
- the yajC gene encoding preprotein translocase subunit YajC, whose translation MSFFISNAMADAAAPAAASPMGGGFEWIFLVGFLVIFYLMIWRPQAKRAKEQKNLLGSLQKGDEVVTTGGIAGKITKVADDFVVLEVSDTVEMKFQKGAIAATLPKGTLKAI comes from the coding sequence ATGAGCTTTTTTATCTCTAATGCCATGGCTGACGCGGCTGCACCTGCTGCAGCCAGCCCTATGGGTGGCGGTTTCGAGTGGATTTTCCTGGTCGGCTTCCTGGTCATCTTCTACCTGATGATCTGGCGTCCACAGGCCAAGCGCGCCAAAGAGCAGAAGAACCTGCTCGGCAGCTTGCAGAAAGGTGATGAAGTGGTCACCACCGGCGGCATCGCCGGCAAGATCACCAAAGTGGCGGATGACTTCGTGGTTCTGGAAGTGTCCGACACTGTTGAAATGAAGTTTCAGAAGGGCGCCATCGCGGCCACGCTGCCAAAAGGCACGCTGAAAGCGATCTAA
- the secD gene encoding protein translocase subunit SecD — MLNKYPLWKYLLILAVLAVGVIYSAPNLYPDDPAIQVSGASTALQVTQADLDRASAALKASNIEVKAASIAENGKGGLLRLVKSEDQLPAKDVVRKALGDDYVVALNLAQTTPQWLRNLGAHPMKLGLDLSGGVHFLLEVDMEKALDARLKVYEGDVKSLLRKERVRYRSLPQFEGAIQLGFSDEDAREQARALIRKNFNDFDIVPADLNGQAVLRLAMTPAKLAEIREYSIKQNLTTVRNRVNELGVAEPIVQRQGANRIVVELPGVQDTAEAKRILGKTANLEFRLAAEPGASKATSESFEFREGGRPAAQIERGLIITGDQVTDAQAGFDEQGRPQVNIRLDGHGGELMSRATRSNVGRSMAVIFIEQKPTTTYTKQVVNGVEKDVPVQTFKEEKKIISLATIQSPLGSQFRITGLNGQGESSELALLLRAGGLAAPMYFAEERTIGPSLGADNITKGVDASLWGMLFVSLFIIAIYRFFGLIATVALAVNMVLLLALMSLLGATLTLPGIAGIVLTMGMAVDANVLIFSRIREEIAAGMSIQRAINEGFGRAFTAILDSNLTTLLVGGILFAMGTGPVKGFAVTMSLGIFTSMFTAIMVTRAMVNLIFGGRDFKKLWI; from the coding sequence ATGCTGAACAAATACCCTCTGTGGAAATACCTACTGATCCTGGCGGTGCTGGCGGTCGGTGTGATTTATTCCGCTCCCAATCTCTACCCGGATGACCCGGCCATTCAGGTTAGCGGCGCCAGCACGGCGTTGCAGGTCACCCAGGCCGATCTGGACCGCGCGAGCGCTGCGCTCAAGGCGTCCAATATCGAGGTCAAGGCTGCGTCCATCGCCGAAAACGGCAAGGGCGGCCTGTTGCGCCTGGTCAAGTCTGAAGACCAGTTGCCGGCCAAGGATGTGGTTCGCAAGGCGTTGGGCGACGATTACGTTGTGGCCCTGAACCTGGCCCAGACCACCCCGCAGTGGCTGCGCAATCTTGGCGCCCACCCGATGAAGCTGGGCCTGGACTTGTCCGGCGGTGTGCACTTCCTGCTGGAAGTGGACATGGAAAAAGCCCTCGACGCGCGTCTGAAAGTCTACGAAGGCGACGTCAAGAGCCTGCTGCGTAAAGAGCGCGTGCGCTATCGCAGCCTGCCGCAGTTCGAAGGTGCCATTCAGCTGGGCTTCAGCGATGAAGATGCCCGCGAACAGGCCCGTGCCCTGATCCGCAAGAATTTCAACGATTTCGACATTGTGCCGGCCGACCTCAATGGTCAGGCGGTGCTGCGTCTGGCGATGACCCCGGCCAAGCTGGCGGAAATCCGCGAATACTCCATCAAGCAGAACTTGACCACGGTGCGTAACCGCGTCAACGAGCTGGGTGTGGCCGAGCCGATCGTCCAGCGCCAGGGCGCCAACCGCATCGTGGTTGAGTTGCCGGGTGTGCAGGACACTGCCGAAGCCAAGCGTATCCTCGGCAAGACCGCCAACCTGGAATTCCGCCTGGCCGCTGAGCCGGGTGCTTCCAAGGCGACTTCCGAGAGCTTCGAGTTCCGCGAAGGCGGTCGTCCGGCGGCGCAGATCGAGCGCGGCCTGATCATCACCGGTGATCAGGTGACCGACGCCCAGGCGGGCTTCGACGAGCAAGGTCGTCCACAGGTGAACATCCGTCTCGACGGCCACGGCGGCGAACTGATGAGCCGCGCCACGCGCAGCAACGTCGGGCGCAGCATGGCGGTGATTTTCATCGAGCAGAAGCCGACCACCACCTACACCAAACAGGTAGTCAACGGCGTCGAGAAAGACGTACCGGTCCAGACCTTCAAGGAAGAGAAGAAGATCATCAGCCTGGCGACCATCCAGTCGCCACTGGGCAGCCAGTTCCGCATCACCGGCCTGAACGGCCAGGGCGAATCCTCGGAGCTGGCCCTGCTGCTGCGTGCCGGTGGCCTGGCCGCGCCGATGTACTTCGCTGAAGAACGCACCATCGGCCCGAGCCTGGGTGCCGACAACATCACCAAGGGCGTCGATGCGTCCCTGTGGGGCATGCTGTTCGTGTCGCTGTTCATCATCGCCATCTACCGCTTCTTCGGCCTGATCGCCACGGTTGCGCTGGCGGTGAACATGGTGCTGTTGCTGGCCCTGATGTCGTTGCTGGGCGCCACGCTGACCCTGCCGGGTATCGCCGGTATCGTCTTGACGATGGGTATGGCGGTGGACGCCAACGTGCTGATCTTCTCGCGGATACGTGAAGAGATTGCCGCGGGCATGTCGATCCAGCGGGCAATCAACGAAGGCTTCGGCCGGGCATTCACCGCGATTCTCGACTCCAACCTGACCACGTTGCTGGTCGGTGGGATTCTCTTTGCCATGGGCACCGGCCCGGTCAAGGGCTTCGCAGTGACCATGTCCCTCGGGATCTTTACCTCGATGTTCACAGCCATCATGGTGACCCGCGCAATGGTCAACCTGATCTTTGGCGGTCGTGACTTCAAGAAGTTGTGGATTTAA